In a single window of the Metopolophium dirhodum isolate CAU chromosome 2, ASM1992520v1, whole genome shotgun sequence genome:
- the LOC132939891 gene encoding uncharacterized protein LOC132939891, translating to MNSFVKYDHGSIASEFFEHTRRTDADFRRKIYDLRIAMYKTTYKKSFYWPEHIPKSNVHQVEPGFTMIPKPNEDEYKQLYMPKILIHRKLSENKRIVPPLEYSSSAPPKCQDEDLNYSNTYERSLYQESYINWTPSQAHKKEETPEEWAQKWRNECHNVRDADDLVQDLSNRIIKSRKMILSRKKIGYA from the exons ATGAACAGTTTCGTGAAATACGATCACGGGTCAATAGCTAGCGAATTTTTTGAACATACCCGTCGCACCGATGCCGATTTCCGAAGAAAGATCTACGACTTga gaatCGCGATGTACAAGACGACGTATAAAAAATCGTTCTATTGGCCGGAACATATACCCAAATCCAATGTTCATca ggTCGAACCTGGGTTCACCATGATACCAAAGCCAAATGAAGATGAGTACAAACAGCTGTACATGCCTAAAATTTTGATACACAGAAAGCTAAGTGAAAATAAAAGAATTGTACCACCTTTGGAATACTCGTCTAGTGCACCGCCAAAA TGTCAAGACGAGGATTTAAATTATTCCAATACATACGAAAGATCTTTGTACCAAGAGAGCTATATAAATTGGACGCCAAGTCAAGCGCATAAAAAAG AGGAAACACCAGAAGAGTGGGCTCAGAAATGGAGGAACGAGTGTCACAACGTTCGAGATGCCGACGATTTAGTGCAGGACTTATCGAATCGAATTATCAAATCGCGAAAGATGATATTAAGTAGAAAGAAGATCGGCTATGCTTAG